The Leucobacter rhizosphaerae genome includes a region encoding these proteins:
- a CDS encoding ABC transporter permease, protein MAAAVTSSITTRGSRGPAAPRGVRSWWGLLGLPGGVALLFFFILPLGEILVRSLTDPSPENYLRAVTSEVVRSSFVTTFVVSILTVAFCILLGYPYAYVMARSRSAVAGILGFCVLVPFWLSILVRTYAWTVWLQNTGIINSFLLDVGLVNEPVQLMRNALGTVIGMTHVLLPFMVFSMYASMKRIDLGLERASRALGAGPIRTFLRVYLPLSLPGVYSGSLIVFVTSLGFYLTPAILGDAAKPLVGQLIVEQVNQALNFGMGSAIGILLLLVTLLLLALGMRFAKFEDIVGLRGDQ, encoded by the coding sequence ATGGCTGCAGCAGTAACGTCGAGCATCACCACCCGGGGGAGCCGTGGGCCCGCGGCTCCCCGGGGGGTGCGAAGCTGGTGGGGTCTGCTCGGGCTCCCGGGCGGAGTCGCGCTGCTCTTCTTCTTTATCCTTCCGCTCGGCGAGATTCTCGTGCGCTCACTGACTGATCCATCACCCGAGAACTACCTTCGAGCAGTGACTTCGGAGGTGGTGCGTTCCTCCTTCGTGACGACGTTCGTGGTCTCCATTCTCACTGTGGCGTTCTGCATTCTTCTCGGCTACCCGTACGCGTACGTGATGGCCCGTTCTCGTTCGGCCGTCGCCGGTATCCTCGGGTTCTGCGTGCTCGTACCGTTCTGGCTCAGCATTCTGGTCCGCACTTATGCGTGGACGGTCTGGCTGCAGAACACGGGGATCATCAATTCCTTCTTGCTCGACGTTGGACTCGTGAACGAGCCGGTGCAATTGATGCGAAACGCTCTTGGCACGGTGATTGGCATGACCCACGTGCTCCTGCCCTTCATGGTTTTTTCGATGTACGCGAGCATGAAGCGAATCGACCTCGGTCTTGAGCGAGCATCACGCGCTCTCGGGGCGGGCCCAATCCGGACCTTCCTGCGGGTGTACTTGCCCCTCAGCCTGCCGGGTGTCTACTCAGGAAGTCTGATCGTGTTCGTGACCTCGTTGGGCTTCTACCTGACGCCTGCAATCCTCGGCGACGCAGCGAAGCCGCTCGTTGGACAGCTGATCGTTGAGCAGGTAAATCAGGCACTCAACTTCGGGATGGGAAGCGCGATCGGAATCCTCCTGCTACTCGTCACTCTGCTGCTACTGGCGTTGGGCATGCGCTTCGCGAAGTTTGAAGACATCGTAGGTTTGAGAGGCGATCAATGA
- a CDS encoding extracellular solute-binding protein yields the protein MSNGGALQDAQDTAYLVPFMEEFPGIAVVQDTGSTDYAKFTAQIESGNVDWDLADIGSDFGGQDPARYFEPFDCDVVECPEGENPVYRIPTHAYASILGYNEGALSEAPSSWADFFDTEKFPGKRAMFQLAGATGIFEAALLADGVAPEDLYPIDYERALAKYDTIKDDIIWATSPTDTARLVADGEAVMGNLFSSQAFAMAQNDTPIEVIWDGMGLGFDYLVIPKGAKNVDNANLLAGFITSAENNGRLSEIYPVAPGNPAAAVDESAETYPFLPLPDRAELSYTFDGNWYSENQQQIVDAFQAWLQQ from the coding sequence GTGAGCAACGGTGGAGCGCTGCAGGACGCACAAGACACCGCCTACCTCGTCCCGTTCATGGAAGAGTTCCCCGGTATCGCGGTCGTGCAGGACACGGGATCTACGGACTACGCGAAATTTACCGCGCAGATCGAATCTGGCAATGTGGATTGGGACCTTGCGGATATCGGCAGTGACTTTGGGGGCCAGGATCCAGCTCGCTACTTCGAGCCGTTTGACTGTGACGTCGTGGAGTGCCCGGAGGGGGAGAACCCGGTGTACCGCATTCCGACCCACGCCTACGCTTCAATTCTCGGCTACAACGAGGGCGCGCTCTCCGAGGCGCCCTCGAGTTGGGCAGACTTCTTTGACACGGAGAAGTTCCCGGGTAAGCGGGCAATGTTCCAGTTGGCTGGCGCAACCGGCATTTTCGAAGCAGCTCTCCTCGCAGATGGCGTCGCACCAGAAGATCTCTACCCCATTGACTACGAGAGGGCGCTCGCAAAGTACGACACGATCAAGGACGACATTATCTGGGCGACGAGCCCGACAGACACTGCTCGGCTGGTGGCAGATGGAGAGGCCGTTATGGGCAATCTCTTCTCCAGTCAGGCGTTTGCGATGGCTCAGAACGATACGCCAATCGAAGTGATCTGGGATGGCATGGGTCTGGGCTTCGACTACCTGGTGATTCCAAAGGGAGCGAAGAATGTCGACAACGCGAACCTTCTCGCGGGGTTCATCACAAGTGCCGAGAACAACGGCCGACTCTCTGAGATCTATCCCGTTGCACCGGGCAACCCGGCCGCAGCAGTTGATGAGAGCGCTGAGACGTACCCGTTCCTCCCGCTGCCGGATCGCGCAGAGCTCAGCTACACCTTCGACGGCAATTGGTACAGCGAGAACCAGCAGCAGATCGTGGATGCGTTCCAGGCATGGCTGCAGCAGTAA
- a CDS encoding relaxase domain-containing protein, with the protein MQVVGIRHKTSRAGDPRRHIHRQIGTRVCAAGKWRALDTAALFK; encoded by the coding sequence ATGCAGGTCGTCGGCATCCGGCACAAGACATCGCGGGCGGGTGACCCGCGCCGGCATATTCATAGGCAGATCGGCACTCGGGTGTGCGCGGCTGGGAAGTGGCGGGCGCTCGATACGGCGGCGTTGTTCAAGTAG
- a CDS encoding relaxase domain-containing protein: MREVEMKGGVILFRGSGASARRYVEADRSRADEYEGWVDWINPDTGEPMGTPRAATEVTKGSPLFAEMTINAPKSLSVAAALHPEVSEALNSAQQDALAEIRRWLGQHSVTWVGPRDVREVVPTQAHAGRRHPAQDIAGG, from the coding sequence ATGAGAGAGGTCGAGATGAAGGGTGGGGTGATCCTGTTCCGCGGCAGCGGAGCTTCCGCTCGCCGCTATGTCGAGGCCGATCGCTCCCGCGCGGACGAGTACGAGGGCTGGGTGGACTGGATCAACCCCGACACCGGTGAGCCGATGGGCACCCCGCGCGCGGCCACCGAGGTCACGAAGGGGTCGCCATTGTTCGCCGAAATGACGATCAACGCCCCCAAGTCCCTGTCGGTCGCCGCCGCGCTGCATCCCGAGGTCTCCGAAGCCCTCAATTCGGCCCAGCAGGACGCCTTGGCAGAGATACGCCGCTGGTTGGGTCAACACTCCGTCACCTGGGTCGGGCCTCGTGACGTGCGGGAGGTTGTACCTACTCAAGCACATGCAGGTCGTCGGCATCCGGCACAAGACATCGCGGGCGGGTGA
- a CDS encoding helix-turn-helix transcriptional regulator, translating to MFEDDEAIAAVLSLKLAANGATVGDETMTSAARAEAKIHRILPPKLRRTVDALISTTDISSTAGALPESGTSKTVAEAVAAQRLLRFDHATTSHTTQREVEPARLVRLQQRWYLFSWDRARSDWRTFRLDRMSNVQIGDERFHPRALPADDLPAYLRANFRGVPERTVVLTLHESAEHAADRLYRIDGTIEPISERECRYTAHVDSYEWLALSLTLTDIEFTIESPDDFRAYLALHASRMLRGARPPR from the coding sequence ATGTTCGAAGACGACGAAGCAATCGCGGCAGTCCTGAGCCTGAAACTGGCAGCCAACGGAGCAACGGTCGGCGATGAGACCATGACTTCTGCGGCACGAGCCGAAGCAAAAATCCACCGCATCTTGCCGCCTAAACTCAGGCGCACCGTCGACGCCCTCATCTCGACGACCGACATCTCCAGCACAGCCGGAGCACTTCCTGAGTCAGGCACGTCGAAAACTGTCGCTGAGGCAGTCGCAGCCCAACGGCTCCTGCGCTTCGACCATGCCACCACATCCCACACGACACAACGTGAGGTAGAACCGGCACGCCTGGTGCGGCTCCAACAACGCTGGTATCTCTTCTCTTGGGATCGCGCGCGCAGCGACTGGCGCACGTTCCGACTCGATCGGATGAGCAATGTCCAGATCGGCGACGAGCGCTTCCACCCACGCGCGCTGCCTGCCGATGATCTCCCGGCGTACCTTCGCGCAAACTTCCGAGGCGTCCCTGAACGCACGGTAGTTCTCACGCTCCATGAAAGTGCAGAACACGCAGCCGACCGCCTCTATCGCATCGATGGCACCATCGAACCAATTAGCGAACGGGAATGCCGCTACACGGCCCACGTTGACTCATACGAATGGCTTGCGCTCTCCCTGACACTCACCGACATCGAGTTCACGATCGAATCACCGGACGACTTCCGCGCCTACCTCGCTCTTCACGCAAGCAGAATGCTCCGCGGAGCCCGTCCTCCGAGATAA